From Geomonas agri, one genomic window encodes:
- a CDS encoding sigma-54-dependent transcriptional regulator, translating to MTKKRVMLVDNEEGLCRMMEAVLSDNGYAVSAFTRSFEAAESFQAGQWDLLVTDIKMPGMDGLELLQKVKQKDPAIPVIMVTAYATVEMSIQALRKGAYDMLTKPFEPEELLYRVKNALQHTRLMEENRELREELVGRFNFGNIIGASRALKEVLERVEKLAVRDTSVLITGESGTGKELIAQAVHYNSPRKEKKFVAINCGALPASLLESELFGYKKGAFTGATENRRGLLETADGGTLFLDEVGNLPMTVQKTLLRFLQEQEFNRLGDPTPTKVDVRILSATNADMKQGVKAGEFREDLYYRLNVVNIHLPPLRERRDDIALLAAHFISLQNTKFGTHIKGLTHDAMEAAVDFAWPGNIRQLKNVIEACIAMESSDYITLPVLSQFIEVVPTDTAGEALSEEGEYSKALMRFETEYLRGLLRKNQGNVEAAAREAGTNMATIYRKIKKYGIRKDEYNS from the coding sequence ATGACCAAGAAACGGGTGATGTTGGTAGACAACGAGGAGGGACTGTGCCGGATGATGGAGGCGGTCCTCTCCGATAACGGGTACGCGGTGTCCGCGTTCACCAGGAGCTTCGAGGCGGCCGAGAGCTTCCAGGCCGGCCAGTGGGACCTCCTGGTTACCGACATCAAGATGCCGGGCATGGACGGGCTGGAGCTGCTGCAGAAGGTGAAGCAGAAAGACCCCGCCATACCGGTGATCATGGTGACGGCCTACGCCACCGTGGAGATGTCCATCCAGGCCCTGAGGAAGGGGGCCTACGACATGCTTACCAAGCCGTTCGAGCCTGAGGAGCTTCTGTACCGGGTCAAGAACGCGCTGCAGCACACCCGCCTCATGGAGGAGAACCGCGAACTGCGCGAGGAGTTGGTCGGGCGCTTCAACTTCGGCAACATCATCGGCGCATCGAGGGCGCTGAAGGAGGTGCTGGAGCGCGTGGAGAAACTCGCCGTGCGCGACACGTCGGTGCTCATAACCGGCGAGTCCGGCACCGGCAAAGAACTGATCGCCCAAGCGGTGCACTACAATTCACCCAGGAAGGAGAAGAAGTTCGTCGCCATCAACTGTGGCGCCCTCCCCGCCTCTCTCCTCGAGAGCGAACTGTTCGGCTACAAGAAGGGGGCCTTCACCGGCGCCACCGAGAACCGGCGCGGCCTCTTGGAGACCGCCGACGGCGGGACGCTCTTTTTGGACGAAGTGGGCAACCTCCCCATGACCGTACAAAAGACCCTGTTGCGCTTTCTCCAGGAGCAGGAGTTCAACCGACTCGGCGACCCCACCCCCACCAAGGTCGATGTCCGCATCCTCTCGGCCACCAACGCCGACATGAAACAGGGGGTGAAAGCGGGGGAGTTCCGCGAAGACCTTTATTACCGCCTGAACGTGGTCAACATCCACCTCCCCCCGCTGCGGGAAAGAAGGGACGACATCGCCCTGTTGGCGGCACACTTCATCTCGCTGCAAAACACCAAGTTCGGCACCCACATCAAGGGACTCACCCACGACGCCATGGAAGCCGCGGTTGACTTCGCCTGGCCCGGCAACATCAGGCAACTCAAGAACGTGATCGAGGCCTGCATCGCCATGGAGAGCAGCGACTACATCACCCTGCCGGTATTGTCCCAGTTCATCGAGGTGGTCCCCACCGACACGGCGGGCGAGGCGCTCTCCGAGGAGGGGGAATACTCCAAGGCGCTGATGCGTTTCGAGACCGAGTACCTCAGGGGCCTTTTGCGCAAAAACCAGGGCAATGTGGAGGCGGCCGCCAGAGAGGCGGGCACCAACATGGCCACCATCTAC